A stretch of DNA from Pirellulales bacterium:
GCGGCCCGCTCAGATGCTTGCCCGCCTGGCGTTGAATTACCAGTCGACGATCGAACTTGTTTGCAATGGCCAGCGGGTCGATGCGAAGAGCATTTTGCACATGCTGACCCTGGGGGCGGTGCAAGGAACCGAATTAGTATTTGAGGCCCATGGGGCCGATGCTGAAGCAGCATTGGACGCGATCGTTCGCCTGGTGGAGAGCGATTTCGCGGCCGACGAAAAAATTGGCCAGGAGACGACGGGATAGTACCCGCGCAAGACAATGTCATCCCGAGGGAGGCTTGCCGACTGAGGGATCTGGGTTACACCCGCACTCGCCGTCGGGTCCGTGTGAAGGTTGAACCCAGATTCCTCAAGTCGTGCCGTAATACTTGCGGTATGGCCTTTCGGAATGACAGTTACTCTTGGCCGGAAAACAAGGTGCCCAGTTCAAGGGGCGCGAGCGCACAACACGGATCACAAGAGAAAGTCGGTAACAACGGTGCACGATCTGGAACGACACAGATGCGACCTCACGGTGTTGCCGACGCCCATCGGAGCAATGGTGACACCTACTCAATAGAGTGAAGTCAGAACATTGTGAGGGGTGGCGCAGGTTGCGTCTCACCCCGCGATCTTGCGAACTGCCGTTGTGCTCTCGCACCAGGCGACTGGCGTGTGGAGTAACGGCGTATGGAACGCCTGCAGGGTATTGCCGTTTCACCAGGCATCGCCATCGGCGAGGCCTTGGTGCTCGACAACGAGGGATTCCGCATTCCTCGTCGGTTCCTGCCGCGCGATGCGGTCGAGGAAGAGCTCCTGCGTCTGAAGCAAGCGTTCGCCGCCGCCGAAGGTGAAGTTGAACGCAATCGCAAGCATGTCGCCGAGCAATTGGGCGACGAATACGCGGCCATCTTCTCGGCCCATCTGCAAATGCTCCGCGATCGACGGCTGCACGACGAGATCGAAGAGATGATCCGCGTGCGCCATTATTCGCCCGAGTACGCCGTGAGCCGGGCCCTGCGGCGGTATGCCAAGGTGTTTCAGTCGCTGCAAGGCAAATACATGGCCGAGCGAGCGAACGATATCTTCGACATCGAGAAGCGGATCCTGCGGAATTTGCTGGGCCGCAGCCGCGAGGAACTTGCGCAGATCACCTCGCCCGTGTTGGTGCTGGCGCATCAACTCACGCCGAGCGAAACCGCGAATTTGAACCCACGGTTCGCGTTGGGCCTCGCCACCGAAATCGGCGGGCCCGGT
This window harbors:
- a CDS encoding phosphoenolpyruvate--protein phosphotransferase; amino-acid sequence: MERLQGIAVSPGIAIGEALVLDNEGFRIPRRFLPRDAVEEELLRLKQAFAAAEGEVERNRKHVAEQLGDEYAAIFSAHLQMLRDRRLHDEIEEMIRVRHYSPEYAVSRALRRYAKVFQSLQGKYMAERANDIFDIEKRILRNLLGRSREELAQITSPVLVLAHQLTPSETANLNPRFALGLATEIGGPGRHTAIVAEGMGIPAIVGLGPFLTDVSGGDTVIIDGDQGQIILHPDEETLAHYRHEVEQQRSLAA
- a CDS encoding HPr family phosphocarrier protein; translated protein: MDSSCVQKSVVINHEQGLHARPAQMLARLALNYQSTIELVCNGQRVDAKSILHMLTLGAVQGTELVFEAHGADAEAALDAIVRLVESDFAADEKIGQETTG